A single region of the Streptomyces sp. AM 4-1-1 genome encodes:
- a CDS encoding response regulator transcription factor, whose translation MLAEDSVLLREGLIGLLSRCGHEVVSAVGDGQALVAAVEEHAPDIVVTDVRMPPGFQDEGLHAAVRLREKRPTLPVLVLSQYVQRTYAAELLDSGDGSGVGYLLKDRVGQVEEFVEALHKVADGGTVVDPEVVRQLLRRRRDPLEQLTPREREVLALIAEGKSNGAIAKELVVSEAAIGKHIGNILTKLDLPPTDKAHRRVLAVLTYLRA comes from the coding sequence GTGCTGGCCGAAGACAGCGTGCTGCTGCGGGAAGGGCTAATCGGCCTGCTCAGCCGCTGCGGCCACGAGGTGGTGTCGGCCGTCGGGGACGGGCAGGCACTGGTCGCCGCGGTCGAGGAGCATGCCCCTGACATCGTGGTGACGGACGTACGCATGCCGCCTGGTTTCCAGGACGAGGGCCTGCACGCGGCAGTGCGGCTGCGTGAGAAGCGCCCCACACTGCCGGTCCTGGTCCTCAGTCAGTACGTGCAGCGGACGTACGCTGCCGAACTCCTGGACTCCGGCGACGGATCAGGCGTCGGCTATCTGCTTAAGGACCGGGTCGGCCAGGTCGAGGAGTTTGTAGAAGCGCTGCACAAGGTGGCGGACGGCGGGACGGTGGTCGACCCCGAGGTGGTGCGCCAGTTGCTGCGTCGCCGCCGCGATCCGCTGGAGCAGCTCACCCCGCGCGAACGCGAGGTGCTGGCACTGATCGCCGAAGGCAAGTCCAACGGCGCGATCGCCAAGGAGCTGGTGGTTTCCGAAGCGGCGATCGGCAAGCACATCGGCAACATCCTCACCAAGCTGGACCTGCCTCCGACGGACAAGGCCCACCGCAGGGTCCTGGCCGTCCTCACTTACCTGCGGGCCTGA
- a CDS encoding sensor domain-containing protein: MSRPGFLLSAWPWRSAAYLLTGAVTGVATLVGIVTVAAVCGALAIVLVGLPMLVVVALSGIPVAWVERRRVRLIDRNPVSGRHQVPAAPGLWAWLTTRLREQATWRELGYALLFAGLLWPVDALVITVALLFPLSMVATPLLMATVGDGHEAKVLKQWTVTTWPTAFGVAVLGLLLMGLCAYVLGVTAGARAELARLLITSREGELGAKVVELARSRVRLVDAFEAERRRIERDLHDGAQQRLVALTMALGLARLDAPPGPLADQLTKAHEEAGKALAELRELIHGIHPKVLTDYGLQAAVSDAADRCVVPVDVDLELPGRPAQAVESAAYFVVCEALANVAKHSGADGAQVSGGHRDGRLFLEVRDDGRGGANPSVGSGLTGLADRVSVLDGRLALTSPPGGPTLLRVEFSCELTKGADRSA; encoded by the coding sequence ATGTCCCGGCCGGGCTTCCTGCTGTCGGCCTGGCCCTGGCGCTCCGCCGCGTATCTGCTCACCGGCGCGGTGACCGGCGTCGCCACCTTGGTGGGGATCGTGACGGTGGCAGCGGTCTGCGGTGCGCTCGCCATCGTCTTGGTGGGGCTGCCCATGCTCGTCGTGGTTGCCCTCAGCGGTATCCCGGTGGCCTGGGTGGAGCGGCGCAGGGTGCGCCTGATCGACCGCAACCCGGTGTCCGGTCGGCACCAGGTGCCGGCCGCGCCGGGACTGTGGGCCTGGCTGACCACCCGGCTGCGCGAGCAGGCGACCTGGCGGGAGCTCGGGTACGCGCTGCTGTTCGCCGGGCTGCTGTGGCCTGTCGACGCCCTGGTGATCACGGTCGCCCTGCTCTTTCCACTGTCCATGGTCGCCACCCCGCTGCTGATGGCCACGGTTGGCGACGGCCACGAGGCGAAGGTGCTCAAGCAGTGGACGGTCACCACATGGCCGACCGCTTTCGGCGTCGCCGTACTGGGCCTGCTCCTGATGGGCCTGTGCGCTTACGTGCTCGGCGTCACGGCGGGCGCCCGCGCCGAGCTGGCCCGGCTGCTGATCACCTCCCGCGAGGGCGAGCTCGGCGCCAAGGTGGTCGAACTGGCCCGCTCCCGCGTCCGGTTGGTGGATGCCTTCGAGGCCGAGCGGCGCCGTATCGAGCGCGATCTGCACGACGGCGCCCAGCAGCGCCTTGTGGCCCTGACGATGGCCCTCGGGCTGGCCCGCCTCGATGCCCCGCCCGGCCCGCTCGCCGACCAGCTGACCAAGGCCCACGAGGAGGCGGGCAAGGCGCTCGCGGAGCTGCGCGAGCTCATCCACGGCATCCATCCCAAGGTCCTCACGGACTACGGCCTCCAAGCCGCGGTCAGCGACGCCGCGGACCGCTGTGTGGTCCCCGTCGACGTCGACCTCGAACTGCCGGGCCGGCCAGCCCAGGCGGTCGAGTCCGCGGCGTACTTCGTGGTCTGCGAGGCGCTGGCCAACGTCGCCAAGCACAGCGGGGCCGACGGCGCGCAGGTGAGCGGCGGTCATCGCGACGGACGCCTGTTCCTCGAGGTGCGCGACGACGGCCGCGGCGGCGCGAATCCCTCGGTGGGCAGCGGCCTCACCGGTCTCGCGGACCGGGTATCGGTCCTTGATGGCAGACTTGCCCTGACCAGTCCGCCGGGTGGACCGACTCTGTTGCGTGTGGAGTTTTCTTGCGAGTTGACCAAGGGGGCCGATCGCTCCGCGTAG
- a CDS encoding ABC transporter ATP-binding protein → MSNDAIRLRSVTRRYGSGGTSVTALDQVSFAFPKGTFTAVMGPSGSGKSTLLQCAAGLDRPTSGSVTVGDTELTRLSETKLTLLRRERIGFVFQAFNLLPSLTAEQNVALPLRLAGRRPKKAQVREVLEQVGLGDRARHRPTEMSGGQQQRVALARALITRPEVLFGDEPTGALDSQTSREVLTLLRGMVDRDSQTIIMVSHDPVAASYADRVVFLVDGRVNGELIGASAEDIAARMTKLEAAPC, encoded by the coding sequence ATGAGCAACGACGCGATCCGATTGCGCTCCGTAACCCGGCGGTACGGCTCGGGCGGCACGTCCGTCACCGCCCTCGACCAGGTATCGTTCGCCTTCCCGAAGGGGACTTTCACCGCCGTGATGGGCCCGTCCGGGTCCGGCAAGTCGACTCTGCTGCAGTGCGCCGCGGGCCTGGACCGGCCCACGTCGGGCTCGGTCACCGTGGGCGACACCGAGCTGACCAGGCTGAGCGAGACCAAGCTGACCCTGCTGCGCCGCGAGCGCATCGGCTTTGTGTTCCAGGCGTTCAACCTGCTGCCCTCGCTGACCGCCGAGCAGAACGTGGCCCTGCCGCTGCGGCTGGCCGGCCGCCGCCCGAAGAAGGCCCAAGTGCGCGAGGTGCTCGAACAGGTCGGACTCGGCGACCGTGCGCGGCACCGCCCGACGGAGATGTCCGGCGGCCAGCAGCAGCGAGTTGCCCTGGCCCGCGCCCTGATCACCCGCCCCGAAGTGCTGTTCGGTGACGAGCCGACCGGCGCGCTTGACTCGCAGACCAGCCGCGAGGTGCTGACCCTGCTGCGCGGCATGGTCGACCGGGACAGCCAGACGATCATCATGGTCAGCCACGACCCCGTCGCGGCCTCCTACGCCGACCGCGTCGTCTTCCTCGTCGACGGCCGGGTCAACGGTGAGTTGATCGGCGCCTCCGCTGAGGACATCGCGGCGCGCATGACCAAGCTCGAGGCGGCGCCGTGCTGA
- a CDS encoding FtsX-like permease family protein produces the protein MLSTTLRTLRTRWVNFVGSFVALSLGVALIAVMGLALASSLDAPDRGAERFAAAPVVVKGQDTIKVLTSIGDRTQKLAQPRAVPDDVAVKLRDLGTVVEDRSFAVRAEGGPADLVGHPWSTAAFAPYHLDAGRAPEAVDEVVVSGDWARPGTRVRTDGGTVRVVGTVAGLGFENAVFYTDTRAAELSPRSLQLVVDADAAAVREAVRGSGGVQVLTGDARRYADADPDRDSEALTAMNAMFGTAGGVTGFVSVFVVASTFAFAVAQRRREFGLLRTAGATPGQIRRMVVYEALAVGVLASAVGCVLGSYGAPKLAEWAVDESLAPRWFTIGGYTWPYHMAFWTGLFVALCGVLAASWRAGRTGPTEALREASVDTRPMTWGRWLFGAALLITAAVTLTLALVTNPGDLLQRKTYVSRPMLLITAVALLAPVLVRPLARLIAWLPAQLPGAGGMLVRENAATGVRRSAAVAAPVLVTVALAGSLLGATATLNEAKATEVRDQTAADFVVTPAGNAGFDKATPQRLRAVSGAEVSASSSSAVYVLEDGVALIRSDARAVEPEPLAATARLPLAAGKVGDLDDDSIIVNEEWEKHTVGERVDVWLGDGTRKSLKIAAVMAIGTGNNGVYVTPRNAPAAFVDRVDVRLADGADAGTVAAGLRQAVRASGGEVLTRDAWVRATYPETNRTTRMGFLLAFGIALLYTGISLANTMVMATSDRVRELAVLRLAGATRWQVLRLVGVEALMVVMVGGLLGALVAGLNLVGMWSALGLLSVWTSIEIPWATLAAALGACAALAVISAVVPAGLSLRRRAVELAGTPE, from the coding sequence GTGCTGAGCACCACGCTGCGCACCCTGCGTACCCGCTGGGTCAACTTCGTCGGCAGTTTCGTCGCCCTTTCCCTGGGCGTCGCGCTGATCGCCGTGATGGGGCTGGCCCTGGCGTCCTCGCTGGACGCTCCCGACCGGGGGGCGGAGCGGTTCGCCGCCGCGCCGGTCGTCGTCAAGGGCCAGGACACCATCAAGGTGCTCACCTCGATCGGCGACCGCACCCAGAAGCTCGCGCAGCCGCGTGCCGTGCCCGACGACGTGGCCGTGAAGCTGCGGGACCTCGGGACCGTCGTCGAGGACCGGTCGTTCGCCGTGCGCGCCGAGGGCGGGCCCGCCGATCTGGTGGGCCACCCCTGGTCCACGGCGGCCTTCGCGCCGTACCACCTCGACGCGGGGCGCGCGCCCGAGGCCGTGGACGAGGTCGTCGTCAGCGGTGACTGGGCCCGTCCGGGCACCCGGGTGCGGACCGACGGCGGCACGGTGCGCGTCGTCGGCACCGTGGCCGGGCTCGGCTTCGAGAACGCCGTGTTCTACACCGACACCCGCGCCGCCGAACTGTCGCCGCGCAGCCTCCAGCTCGTGGTCGACGCCGATGCGGCGGCCGTGCGCGAGGCGGTACGCGGTAGCGGAGGTGTCCAGGTCCTCACCGGGGACGCGCGCCGGTACGCCGACGCCGACCCCGACCGGGACAGCGAGGCACTCACCGCGATGAACGCCATGTTCGGCACGGCCGGCGGCGTCACCGGATTCGTGTCGGTGTTCGTGGTGGCCTCGACCTTCGCGTTCGCGGTGGCCCAACGGCGCCGCGAGTTCGGGCTGCTGCGCACCGCCGGGGCGACCCCGGGACAGATCCGCCGCATGGTCGTGTACGAGGCGCTCGCGGTCGGTGTGCTCGCCTCGGCCGTCGGCTGTGTGCTCGGTTCCTACGGGGCTCCGAAGCTTGCCGAGTGGGCGGTCGACGAGAGCCTTGCGCCCCGCTGGTTCACCATCGGCGGCTACACCTGGCCCTATCACATGGCGTTCTGGACGGGCCTGTTCGTGGCCCTGTGCGGCGTGCTGGCCGCGTCCTGGCGGGCCGGGCGCACCGGTCCCACCGAGGCACTGCGCGAGGCGTCCGTTGACACCCGGCCGATGACCTGGGGCCGCTGGCTGTTCGGCGCGGCCCTGCTGATCACCGCCGCGGTGACGCTGACCCTGGCCCTGGTGACGAACCCGGGCGACCTGCTGCAGCGCAAGACCTATGTGAGCCGGCCGATGCTGCTGATCACCGCGGTCGCGCTGCTCGCGCCGGTGCTGGTGCGGCCACTGGCCCGGCTGATCGCCTGGCTGCCGGCCCAACTGCCGGGCGCCGGCGGGATGCTGGTGCGGGAGAATGCCGCCACCGGGGTCCGCCGCAGCGCCGCCGTCGCGGCGCCCGTGCTGGTCACGGTCGCGCTGGCGGGCTCGCTGCTCGGCGCCACTGCCACCCTCAACGAGGCGAAGGCCACCGAGGTGCGCGATCAGACGGCCGCCGACTTCGTGGTCACTCCGGCGGGCAACGCCGGCTTCGACAAGGCGACGCCGCAGCGGCTTCGGGCCGTGTCCGGTGCCGAGGTCTCGGCGAGTTCGTCGAGCGCCGTGTACGTCCTGGAGGACGGCGTGGCGCTCATCAGGTCCGATGCCAGGGCCGTCGAGCCGGAACCGCTCGCCGCAACGGCCCGTCTCCCTCTCGCCGCGGGGAAGGTGGGCGATCTGGACGACGACTCGATCATCGTCAACGAGGAGTGGGAGAAGCACACCGTGGGCGAGCGGGTGGACGTGTGGCTCGGTGACGGCACGAGGAAGTCCCTGAAGATCGCCGCGGTCATGGCCATCGGTACCGGCAACAACGGCGTCTACGTCACCCCGCGCAACGCCCCCGCGGCGTTCGTCGACCGGGTCGACGTACGCCTCGCGGACGGTGCCGACGCGGGCACCGTGGCCGCCGGTCTGCGTCAGGCGGTGCGGGCGTCGGGCGGGGAGGTCCTCACCAGGGACGCCTGGGTGCGAGCGACGTATCCCGAGACCAACCGGACGACCCGGATGGGGTTCCTCCTGGCCTTCGGGATCGCTCTCCTCTACACCGGCATCTCGCTGGCCAACACGATGGTCATGGCGACCTCCGACCGGGTCCGCGAGCTGGCTGTGCTGCGGCTGGCCGGCGCCACCAGGTGGCAGGTGCTGCGGCTGGTGGGCGTCGAGGCGCTGATGGTGGTCATGGTCGGCGGACTGCTGGGAGCGCTGGTCGCCGGGCTCAACCTGGTGGGCATGTGGAGCGCGCTGGGCCTGCTCTCGGTGTGGACGTCCATCGAGATCCCGTGGGCGACGCTCGCGGCGGCCCTGGGTGCCTGTGCGGCGCTCGCCGTGATCTCGGCGGTCGTTCCGGCCGGCCTCTCCCTGCGCCGCAGGGCGGTGGAGCTGGCGGGGACACCGGAGTGA